From the genome of Vicia villosa cultivar HV-30 ecotype Madison, WI linkage group LG2, Vvil1.0, whole genome shotgun sequence, one region includes:
- the LOC131645850 gene encoding uncharacterized protein LOC131645850 has protein sequence MASSSSTKVSMKLLIDTKNNKVLFAEASKPVIDFLFNLLCLPIGTVVKLLSANNMVGSLGNLYQSVENLDQNYMQPFQTKDVLLNPKAQSSSTQISGFLTQNDVNEDKDEEIKLFMCPNKCKFEVTNDNTTRCTSSVNINSPFVTPAYSSCSNFMSREVHYIGNKKVAEEKGFSNIKSGFVKDVVTFMVMDDLVIQPMSTISSITLLNKFNIKEIGTLQEKNVELGMDEGIKLLKASLQSKTVLTSVYLEQ, from the exons ATGGCGTCTTCTTCTTCCACCAAAGTATCCATGAAACTTCTTATCGACACAAAGAATAACAAAGTTCTCTTTGCCGAAGCTTCAAAACCTGTCATAGACTTTCTATTCAACTTGCTATGCTTACCTATTGGTACTGTAGTTAAGCTTCTAAGTGCGAATAACATGGTTGGTAGCTTAGGAAATCTGTATCAGAGCGTTGAAAATCTGGACCAGAATTACATGCAACCATTTCAAACCAAGGATGTCCTCTTAAACCCAAAAGCTCAAAGCTCTTCCACTCAAATCTCAGGCTTCCTTACTCAGAACGATGTGAATGAAGACAAAGATGAAGAAATAAAGCTGTTCATGTGTCCAAATAAGTGTAAGTTTGAGGTGACAAATGATAACACAACTCGATGTACTAGTTCTGTCAATATCAACTCTCCGTTTGTGACTCCAGCCTATTCTTCTTGCTCAAACTTTATGAGCAGAGAAGTTCATTATATTGGAAATAAGAAGGTTGCTGAAGAGAAAGGTTTTTCCAATATCAAGAGTGGTTTTGTGAAGGATGTTGTAACTTTTATGGTGATGGATGATTTGGTGATTCAACCAATGTCAACAATATCTAGCATCACACTTTTGAACAAGTTCAATATCAAGGAAATTGGTACCTTGCAAGAAAAGAATGTTGAACTGGGAATGGATGAG GGTATCAAGTTGCTTAAGGCTTCTCTGCAATCCAAAACGGTGTTGACAAGTGTTTACCTGGAACAATGA